In Propionispora vibrioides, the genomic stretch GCCTTCGTTTGGTATTACCGGACGTACAGTGTGTGGATGTGGTGGAAGGAAGTCTGACGCCCGGTGTAGGTAATATTGTAGAGGCGGCCCGCCAGGCTTTAGCCGAGCCGGTTGGCGAGCCGCCTTTGCGCCACAAGGTAAAGGCAACGGACAAGGTGGTTATTATTGTCTCAGATATTACCCGGCGTTGGGTGCGGCACGATTTGTTCCTGCCGGTGCTGCTGGACGAATTGAACGCTGCCGGTATTGCCGACAAGCAGATTACGGTACTGGTCGCCCTGGGGGCGCACCGGCCCCACAGTCAGGAGGAAAACCTGCTGGCTTACGGGCAGGCGGTGGTTGAACGGGTGACCATTGCGCAAAGCTATGCACCGGAAACCGATCAGTTTGTCCGGTTGGGCACGACCAGCCGCGGTGTGCCCGTAACCGTCAACCGGCGGGTGGTGGAGGCCGACCGGGTAATTCTGACCGGCGGCATCTGTTATCACCCGATGGCCGGCTTTGGGGGCGGACGTAAAGCCATTCTGCCAGGCGTGTCCGGTTATGACAGTATTCAGGGAAACCACCGGTTTTGTCTAAGCAAGGTCGAGGGAGACGGTGTCAATCCCCACAGCGCTTCCGGCCGTCTGAACGATAATGAAATGCACCTGGATATGATGGAAATGGCGGAAATGGTTAAACCTGACTTTTTATTCAATGTGGTGCTTAATCCGGAAGGGGAGATTGCTGCTTTCTTCGCCGGCCACTGGCTGAAAGCCTGGCAGGCGGGCTGCAAGAAGGTTGAGGAAATCTACGGCGTGCCGGTGGAGCAGGCGGCCGACCTGGTGATTGTGTCTGCCGGCGGGGCGCCGAAGGATATGAATTTTTATCAGGCCTGTAAAGCCATTCAAAATGCCGCCGGTGCCGTCAAACCCGGTGGCCTGATGATCGCCGTGATGGAATGCCGTGATATTGAGGATCCCCCCGACTTTAGCCAGTGGTTTCACTATCCATCGCTGCTGGAGGCGGAACAGGCGTTACGGGTAGCGTTTACCGTACCCGGTTTTATTGCGCTGAAAACAGGCTATATTGCCCGCGAGCTTCCCATTATTGTGGTCACGCTGGCTGAGAATGCAGCGTTTTTTGCCAGAACGGGTATCCAGGCCGTTACCGGTCTGGAGGAA encodes the following:
- the larA gene encoding nickel-dependent lactate racemase — translated: MSDTGNRLELEGVSDKMQEIELAFGEQSLRLVLPDVQCVDVVEGSLTPGVGNIVEAARQALAEPVGEPPLRHKVKATDKVVIIVSDITRRWVRHDLFLPVLLDELNAAGIADKQITVLVALGAHRPHSQEENLLAYGQAVVERVTIAQSYAPETDQFVRLGTTSRGVPVTVNRRVVEADRVILTGGICYHPMAGFGGGRKAILPGVSGYDSIQGNHRFCLSKVEGDGVNPHSASGRLNDNEMHLDMMEMAEMVKPDFLFNVVLNPEGEIAAFFAGHWLKAWQAGCKKVEEIYGVPVEQAADLVIVSAGGAPKDMNFYQACKAIQNAAGAVKPGGLMIAVMECRDIEDPPDFSQWFHYPSLLEAEQALRVAFTVPGFIALKTGYIARELPIIVVTLAENAAFFARTGIQAVTGLEEALQLAAKRLDLPNSRIIVLPHGGSTLPLIGA